The region TGCATAGAAGATACACGCGCTGCATTAGGCCAGTTGGCAAAAGCTTGGAGAGTGACACGCCACATTCCATTGGCCTTAGTTACAGGTAGCAATGGTAAGACCACAGTCAAAGAAATGATTGCCTCAATTTTTAAGGCGGCTGTTGGCGAAAGCCATACTTTGGTTACCAAGGGTAATTTAAATAATGACATTGGCTTACCGCTTACCTTATTGAAGTTAAGGCCTACAGATCAGCTGGCAGTCGTTGAGTTGGGTATGAATCATCCTGGCGAAACTGCTCTGTTAGCTGATATAGCCCAAGCAAATATTGCATTAATTAATAATGCTCAGCGCGAGCATCAGGAGTTTATGGCTACAGTTGCAGCAGTTGCTCAAGAGCATGCTGATGTAATTCGCGCTTTACCTCAAGATGGAATTGCAGTATTTCCAGGCGATTCTGAGTTCACTGACCTTTGGCGTAAAGCAGCCGCAGACCGCAAGGTACTAGATTTTGTGTTGTCATCTACACAAACAAATGCCTCTTCCGCAGTAGGTGGAAAATTACTGAATGATGGTCGCATAGAAGTAAATACTGAAAATGGAAGCATCCAAATTCAGCTAAATACTTTAGGAAACCATAATGTACGCAATGCGCTAGCGGCTAGTGCGGTTGCGATCGCTGCTGGCATCAGTCTTAAAAAGATTCAAGAAGGCCTTGAATCATTCCAGCCCGTTAATGGGCGTATGCAAGCCAAGACAATTGATGCAAATCACACATTAATTGATGATAGCTACAACGCTAATCCAGATTCAGTTCGTGCTGCAATTGATGCATTAAAACAGTCTGGTAACAATGCCTGGATAGTATTAGGTGATATGGGCGAGGTAGGGGATCAAGGTCCAGAATTTCATCAAGAAGTGGGTGCATATGCTGCTGAGCAAGGCATCTCTAAATTGTTTGCTCTTGGTGAGCAATGTCAATTCGCCATTCAGGGTTTTGAGAGTGCGAAAGGAAAGAGTGCGCTATCTAGCGCTACTCATTTTTCTAATATGGATAGTCTTATTGCGCAATTACGCGATGCATTACATGCACAAGCGTTGGGTACTAATCAACACTTGAACATTTTGGTTAAGGGATCACGATTTATGCGCATGGAGCGTGTAGTACAAGCCTTACTCGAGGAGGCTAAAGCATGCTCTTAATTTTGGCGCAGTGGTTACAAGACGATTTTGGTTTTTTCCGCGTCTTTAATTACATCACTTTTAGGGCGGTGATGGCTACAGTTACAGCATTGCTGATTGGCTTAGCTGCGGGTCCTTGGGTAATTCGTAAGTTGAGCGAATTAAAGATGGGCCAGGCTGTACGTACCGACGGGCCTCTAACCCATCTAGTGAAATCAGGTACACCAACAATGGGTGGTGTATTGATATTAATTGGTATTTTTGTATCGTGCATGTTGTGGGCTGATTTGAGCAATCGCTTTATTTGGATTGTGATGATTGTGACGTTTGGATTTGGCGCTGTAGGTTGGGTTGATGACTACCGTAAAGTAGTGCGTAAAGATCCTAAAGGAATGGCCTCCAGAGAAAAATTCTTTTGGCAAACTTTGATTGGCTTGTTTGCAGCAATTTACTTGGCATTTTCAGTTTCAGAAATCAATAACCTGAAAGTTCTCGAGTTATTTTTTGAGTGGGTCAAGAGTGGATTTGCATTAGACCTGCCCGCAAAAACCAACTTATTGTTGCCATTTATGAAAGAGGTCAGCTATCCCTTGGGAATGATGGGCTTCATTATTTTGAGTTACTTAGTCATTGTTGGTAGTAGTAATGCAGTCAATCTTACGGATGGATTAGATGGCTTGGTCATCATGCCTGTGATTTTGGTGGGAGCTGCTTTAGGTGCTTTTGCTTATGTGATGGGTAATGCAATCTATGCCAAGTATTTATTGTTTCCCTATATTCCAGGGGCTGGTGAGCTCATGATTTTCTGCGGAGCCATGGGTGGTGCTGGCCTCGCCTTTCTTTGGTACAACACTCATCCCGCTCAAGTATTTATGGGTGATGTTGGTGCGCTTGCTTTGGGCGGTGCGCTGGGAACAATTGCTGTCATCGTGCGTCAAGAGATTGTGCTTTTCGTGATGGGCGGCATCTTTGTTGCCGAAACAGTTTCAGTAATGATGCAAGTGGTGTGGTTCAAGATCACCAAAAAACATTTTGGTGAGGGTCGCCGTATTTTTAGAATGGCGCCTTTACATCACCACTTTGAATTAGGTGGCTGGAAAGAAACTCAGGTAGTAGTTCGTTTTTGGATCATCACTATCTTGTTGGTCTTAATTGGTTTATCTAGCTTGAAATTACGGTGAGCCAAAAAGTAAATATGTTGAACCTAGAAAACACTTTCGCCAACCCACTGGCTATCGCCAATGCAGACTATCAAGCCCCCAATCGCTTTTTGATTATGGGTTTAGGTGAATCCGGTATTGCCATGGCTAGATGGTGCCTGCGTAATGGTGCTGCAGTTCGTTTGGTCGACACACGTGACCGATCTTCTTTAAGTGAGCGTCAATTGGCTTTGCTTGCTGAGCTCGAGTTTGCAGGCCTTAAAGATATTCACTTTGGCCCTTTAGGTGATGATCTACTGGTTGATATAGATGTTATCGGTATCAGTCCTGGTCTATCACCCCTTCAAGAGCCTACCCAATCATTCTTAGTCAATGCTAGAAAATCTCGTATTGATATTTGGAGTGAAATAGAATTTTTTGCCCGGGCAATTGCTGCATTAAGTCGCATGGCACAAACAAATGAATCTAGCTATGCCGCCAAAGTATTGGCGGTTACGGGTACCAATGGAAAAACTACAACAACCGCATTAACAGGTCAACTTTGTGAGCGGGCTGGAAAACGAGTAGCTGTCGCAGGAAATATTAGTCCTGCGGCACTCGATAAGCTCATGAGTTGTCTAGAAGCTGCAGATCAACTAGAAGATATGCCTGATGTTTGGGTTTTAGAGCTATCCAGCTTCCAATTGGTTTATACAAGCAGCTTGAATCCGACAGCCGCTGCTGTTCTGAATATTACGCAAGACCATTTGGACTGGCACGGTGAGATGTCAGCTTATGTTGAGGCGAAATCTAAGATATTTGGTAGCGATACTATTTGCGTCTTAAATCGAGATGATTCCTTGGTGATGGGATTGTTTTCTGAAGAGCAAAAAGCAGAAAAATTTACTGTCACGTTTGGATCCAATAGGCCGGATGAGCAAGGCGCATTTGGTATCGAGCATGATTTACGTGCTGGTGGAATTGATTGGCTGGTATGGGCTGAAGTGGATGAAGATCTCGAGCCAAAACCAAAGCGCCGTCGTAAATCAGCTGTGATTGAGGAGGATGAGCCTTTACGTTTGAAGCGTTTAATTCCTGCAGATGCTTTACGTATTCGTGGACGTCACAATGCATTAAATGCACTAGCAGCCCTTGCCTTAGCGCGCGCTGCTAACTTACCGATGAATGTCCTCTTGCATGGCTTACGTGATTACCATGGTGAGCCGCATCGTGTACAAAGCATAGCAATAGTAAATGATGTTGAATATGTGGATGACAGTAAAGGTACTAATGTAGGTGCTACTGTCGCGGCAATCAATGGCTTGGGTAGCAATGAGTCTGGAAAAAGAATTTGGTTGATTGCTGGTGGAGAAGGTAAGGGACAAGACTTTAGTCCATTACGTGAACCAGCGCTGCGATTCGTAAAAGGTGTTTTTGTCATAGGTAAAGATGGCGACAAAATTGTTGAGGCTATGGGGTCAGATATTCCGTGTACCAATAGCAAAACTTTGCAAATGGCGGTTCAAGCCGCAGCCGCTCAAGCAGTGTCAGGTGATTTAGTTTTATTGTCACCGGCTTGCGCAAGCCTAGATCAGTTCCGCGATTATGTAGAACGTGCACAAGTTTTTATCTCGGAAGTTGAAGAGTTGGGAATGCGTTTCGAAGGAGTTCAGGCATGAGCTTAAAAGAAAAATTATTTCCTGAAAATCGCTTAGGGCTAGGCCGCTTCTGGAACTTCTCCAGAGGAGGTATTGATAATTTCCGTACCGGTCTTAGGGATGCGGTATCAGGCGTTGAGCAAACTCGATCGCGCATGATGGAATACGACCAATTATTAGTTTGGGCAGTCCTATCTCTTATGTTAATTGGTTTGGTAATGGTGTATTCAGCATCCATCACTTTGGCTGATGGGCCTAAGTATGCTAACTACAGCAGCAATTTCTTTTTAATTCGCCATATCATTTCTTTGGTGATTGCAATCGCAGTTGGTATTTGGGCCTTTAAGATTCCAACCAAAGTATGGGATCGCTATTCTCCAGTTGTTTTCGGATTCACTGTATTACTTCTGATTGCAGTGCTGATACCAGGAGTTGGTAAAGGCGTTAACGGTGCTAAGCGCTGGATACCGTTAGGGGTAATGAACTTTCAGCCTTCCGAGCTCATGAAGTTTGCTGCGGTTATTTTTGCCGCAAGTTACACGGTGCAACGTCAAGAATATTTGCATTCCTTTTCGAAAGGAATGCTCCCAATGGGAATTGCGGTTGCTTTAGTTGGCGGTCTTCTCATGAAGGAGCCTGATATGGGCGCCTTTGTGGTGGTTGCATTGATTGCATTTGGAATTCTATTTTTAGGCGGCATCAACGCGAAATTATTTGGTGGTTTGATTGTGGTTGGCTTGCTGAGTGGGGCAGCCATGATTGCGTTATCTCCTTTCCGTCGTGGCCGGATGTTGGCTTTTATGGATCCATGGCAAGTTGATAACGCTGCCAACAAAGGCTACCAGTTAACCCATTCATTAATGGCCTTTGGCCGAGGCGAATGGTTTGGTACGGGCTTGGGAGGTAGCGTAGAAAAATTACATTACCTGCCTGAGGCGCACACCGATTTCATCATGGCTGTAATTGGCGAAGAGCTAGGCTTTATTGGCGTGGTCGTCATGATTTTCTTGTTCTATTGGATAGTGCGTCGCGCATTCATGATTGGGCGTACTGCGCTACAGTTAGATCGAAGCTTTGCTGGACTGGCCGCAAAAGGCGTCGCTATTTGGATTGGTTGGCAGGCCTTTATCAATATGGGTGTCAATCTCGGCTTATTGCCAACCAAAGGCTTGACTTTACCTTTAGTAAGTTACGGTGGCTCTGGCATCTTGATGAATGCAGTGGCAATTGCCATGCTACTTCGTATTGATTATGAAAACCGCATCTTGATGCGCGGAGGGAAGTTGTGACCAAACCCTCAATCTTAGTCATGGCTGGTGGAACTGGTGGGCATATTTTCCCAGGACTTGCTGTCGCTGAGTATTTACGAATCTGCGGGTGGAATGTATCTTGGTTAGGTAATCAAAGCGGTATGGAATATCGCCTTGTGAAGTCTTGTAACTTTCCGTTTGAGGCGGTTGAGTTTGGCGGCCTTCGAGGTAAGGGTATTAAAGCGAAGTTAATGCTACCTATTAATCTAGCTCGCGCTTGCCATCAAAGCTGGAAAATTATGCGACGCCTAAAGCCGAATGTCGTTTTAGGTATGGGCGGTTACATTACTTTCCCAGGCGGCTTAATCAGTAAATTATTAAAGCGTCCATTGGTGTTGCATGAAGCAAATTCTGTGGCCGGCAGTGCTAATCGTGCGCTAGCTAAAATTGCAATGAGGACCTTAACTGGATTTCCTAATACGATGGAAAATGCAGAATGGGTTGGTAATCCCATTCGCCAAGAGTTTGATGATATCGCTGCACCTGCAGAGCGTTACGAACAACGACAAGGGCCTTTATCTCTTTTGGTAGTTGGTGGAAGCTTAGGGGCAGCAGCGCTCAATGAAAACATTCCTGCAGCATTGGCATTAATTCCACTAGAGCAACGTCCCACAGTAATTCATCAGGCTGGAGATAAGCATTTATTGGATCTTCAAAAGCGTTACGCTGATTTGGGTGTGCTGGCAGACATACGTCCCTTTATTGAAGATATGCCCACAGCTTATGCCCAAGCGGATTTGGTCATTTGTCGATCTGGTGCAATGACGGTTTCTGAGTTGGCTGCTTGTGGCGTGGCCTCTTGCTTAATTCCGTTTCCACATGCAATTGATGACCATCAAACAGCAAATGCTCAATTTTTATCAGATGCTGATGCTGCTGTTTTTTTGCCTCAGAAAAATCTTAATCCTCAGGATTTAGCTTTGATGATTCAAAACTTAACTCGCACGGATTTAAAAGAAATGGCTGTGCGTGCTCATGCTTTGTCTAAGCCACATGCTACCCAACGAGTTGCTGAGGTGTGTGCTGATTGTGCGGGGGTAGGTATATGAAGCATATTGTTCAGCAAATTCATTTCATCGGTATCGGTGGCACTGGCATGAGCGGTATTGCCGAAGTTCTATTGAACTTGGGATATCAAGTATCAGGATCTGATTTGGTAGAGGGTGCTGCTACTAAACGCCTAAAAGAACTTGGCGCAGTAATTCATATCGGTCATGACCCTAAAAATGTTGGGACCGCTGAGGCAGTGGTTATTTCAACTGCTGTTGCAGGTAATAACCCAGAGGTTTTGGCTGCTCGCGCCGCCAAGATTCCAGTTATTCAACGTGCAGTGATGTTGGGTGAGCTGATGCGTCTTAAGCAGGGAATCGCTATTGCTGGAACTCATGGGAAAACCACCACTACTAGCTTGGTTGCTTCAGTGCTTGCTGAAGGCGATCTAGATCCAACCTTTGTTATTGGTGGAAAGTTAAATTCTGCTGGCGCAAATGCGCGTTTGGGTCGAGGTGACTTTATTGTGGTTGAGGCGGATGAATCAGATGCTTCTTTCCTGCAGTTATTTCCAGCCATGGAAGTGGTTACTAATATTGATGCTGATCATATGGATACTTATCAGCATGATATGGCCAGATTAAAGCAAGCATTCGTGCAATTTATACAGCGGATGCCTTTTTATGGCGTTGCAGTCTTGTGCATTGATGATGCTAATGTTCGCGACATTATTCCTTTTGTGTCTCAGCCCATCTTGCGTTACGGACTTTCTGAGGATGCAGATATTCGTGCAAGCAATGTTCGTGCCGATGGAACACGAATGCACTTTACGGTAGAGCGCCGTACTGTGCGCCGCCATGGTAATAAGCCTGGTCCATTAAATGTGACTTTGAACTTACCTGGCCTACACAATGTTCGAAATGCGCTGGCAGCCATTGGTATTGCTACAGAGTTGGGCGTTGGTGATCAAGCTATTATTAAAGCACTCTCAGAATTTAGTGGTGTTGGTCGCCGATTCCAACGCTATGGCGATATTCCACTGGCATCAGGCGGTAAATTTACCTTGATTGATGACTATGGGCATCATCCGGTAGAGATGGCTGCTACTTTAGCTGCTGCTCGCGGAGCCTATCCTGACCGTCGCTTAGTGTTAGCTTTTCAGCCGCATCGATTTACAAGAACGCGCGATTGCTTCGGGGAGTTTGTGCAAGTGCTGAAAAACTTTGATGCTTTGGTCTTGACTGAAGTATATCCAGCTGGCGAGGCAAAGATTCCTGGTGCTGACGGAAAGAGTTTGATGAAGGCTGCTCTTGTAGATGATAAAACCTCTAAAGCTTTATTAAATTCTGCTGCTGTAGCTTTTGCTTCCAGCGTTGCTGAAATGCCAGAAAAGCTTGGTCAAGTATTAAAAGATGGGGATGTATTAATTACGATGGGCGCAGGTTCAATCTCTGCTTTGCCTCACACTTTGTCGGAGGCGAAGCATGTCTAAGCAAGAGGAACTGTTAATTCAGTGGGGCGATCGTGTAAAGGCGTGCCTGGCGAATCTGGATATAAAGTCTTTAGGCCGCGTAGGAGTATTGCTTGGCGGCCGTTCTGGTGAGCGAGAGATTTCCCTGATGTCAGGCAATGGTGTTTTACAAGCCCTCCTCTCAAAAGGAGTGGATGCCCATGGCTTTGATCCTGGATTGCGTAACCCAACTGAATTAGCTACAGAAAAATTTGATCGTATTTTCATTTCTCTTCATGGTCGTTTTGGAGAGGATGGAACTATTCAAGGTTTATTGGAATTATTAGAGCTTCCCTATACCGGAAGTGGTGTCTTAGCTTCTGCCCTGGCAATCGACAAGATTGCAACTAAGCAGATCTGGATCAGTAATGGGTTATCAACCCCAGAATATGAAGAGCTGACTGCGAAGAGTGACTGGAATGCGGTAGTTAAGCATCTAGGTTTGCCGTTAATTGTGAAGCCGGCTCATGAAGGTTCTTCTTTGGGCTTAACAAAAGTGAAGTCAGTGGAAGAGCTGCCAGCTGCTTATCAGCTTGCAGCCGGTCTTGATAAAAAAGTAATCGCTGAAACCTGCATTGTTGGCGATGAGTTGACCTGTCCATTGGTAGGTCAAGGCAATAGTGCTGAGGCATTACCGGTGATTAAAATTATTCCACCTCAAGCCAATTATGATTTCCACAACAAGTATTTCTCTGATGAGACACAGTATCTCTGCCCGACCGGCTTAACGGCTGAGATAAATGCTGCCGTTCAGGATCTCGCTTTAGCTGCCTATCAGACTCTTGGTTGTCGTACATGGGGTCGCGCCGATGTCATGCTTGATAAAAAAACTGGCAAACCATACTTGTTGGAAATGAATACTTCGCCAGGAATGACATCTCATTCCTTGGTGCCGATGGCTGCGAAGGCTGCTGGTGTTGAGTATGCAGATTTAGTGCTTTGGTTATTGAGTCAAACCTTGCTGCAAAAAGAGGGCGCTCGTACATGAGTAATTTCATGGACCGGTTCGGCGAAATTTTCGCCATGCTCATGTCTCCGCTCTGGAATCATCCAGATCGGATGCAAAAGCTCAGCCGTTTCTTGATGCGCTGTTTTGCTGTGATGCTTACTATCGGAATATTGGTATGGCTCAGTCAGCGGCCTGTTTTTGCCTTAAAGCAAATTCAAATTGAACCAGTAGCAGGGCAGACCTTAAAGCATATTAATAAATCGATGGTGAAGCAGCAGGTTCTGGAAACTGTGCAGGGCAATTTCTTCAGCGTACGTTTAGAGGATGTCAAACGTGGCTTTGAGAGCATGCCTTGGGTGCGACATGCCAATGTTCGACGAGTTTGGCCTAATGGCCTGATTGTCAGCATTGAAGAGCAAAAGCCATTTGGTACCTGGGGCGGGGCTGATAGCCATGTCTTAATTAATAATCATGGCGAAATTTTTGCTGGTCGAGTTTCTGAAATAAATGATGATGTGATTTTGGTAGATTTTCGTGGGCCGGAAGATTCCGGGCCAGAAGTCATGAGTCTTTATGAAAAAGCGAACAACTGGTTTAAGCCTTGGGGTGCAGAGGTAGTGAGCCTTGCTTTGACCGAGCGCTATGCCTGGCACATCAAATTATCTAATGGCATGAAAGTGGAATTTGGGCGCGATGAAGAGAGCTCTGATAAGACGCTGACAGAAGAACGTGTAGCGCGACTGTTTAAGTATTGGCCACAGGTTCAGGAGAAGTGGGCTAATCGAGTAGATGCAGTAGATCTGCGTTATGCAAATGGTTTTGCAGTTCATCTTGCCTCTGCAAGTATGAAAAAAAATGATGTTGACGGCAAAAAAAGTGAGCTGAAGCAATGAGGAATGGTAATGAGTAAAGACAATCGTGACCTATTGGTCGGTTTAGATATTGGAACCTCTAAGGTCGTTGCCTTGGTTGCCGAATTGGCTCCTGATGGCCAATTTAATGTGGTGGGCGTTGGTCAAACCGCATCTAAGGGTTTGAAGAAGGGTGTTGTAGTCAATATTGAAGCAACTGTTCAATCGATTCAGAAGGCGCTAGAAGAAGCTGAAATCATGGCAGATCGCCAGATTATGCAAGTCTTTACTGGCATTGCTGGTAATCACATTGTGAGCTTTAACTCGAGCGGAATGGTCGCTATTCGTGATAAAGAAGTCAGCGCTGGGGATGTAGAGCGCGTACTTGAAACTGCTAAAGCCATCAATATTCCAACTGACCAACAAATTCTGCATATCTTGGTTCAAGAATTCATCATCGACGGGCAAGAAGATGTGCGTGAGCCTATTGGTATGAGTGGTTTGCGCTTAGAGGTAAAGGTGCATATTGTCACGGGAGCTGTCAGTGCTGCGCAAAATATTGTGAAGTGTGTACGTCGCTGTGGACTAGAGGTGAATGATCTTATTTTGCAACCGCTGGCTTCTAGCTTGGCAGTATTGACTGATGATGAAAAAGAACTAGGTGTTGTTCTGGTAGATATTGGTGGTGGTACTACAGATATCGCAATTTATTGCCAGGGATCTATTCGCCACACCGCAGTGATTCCAATTGCGGGCGATCAAGTTACCAATGACATTGCTATGGCATTGCGCACCCCAACCATTGATGCAGAAGATTTAAAGATTGCACATGGTATTGCGCGTCAGGAAATGGCTGATCCAACAACCATGATTGATGTGCCGGGTGTGGGTGATCGTGAGCCACGTCCAATGTCTAAACAAGCGCTAGCTGCAGTGATTGAGCCACGTGTAGAAGAGCTGTTTACTTTAGTTAGAGGGGTTGTTCGTGATTCAGGATACGAAGACATGGTCTCTTCTGGAATCGTGCTGACTGGCGGCACTTCTTTAATGCCGGGCATGGTGGAGTTGGCAGAACAAGTCTTCTTAAGGCCTGCCCGGATTGGTGTGCCTGAATACCGTGGACATTTACATGAAGTTTTGCGTAGCCCGCGATTTGCTACCAGTATCGGTTTGTTAATGGAGGGCCAGGCACAGTTATTGCGTGGTCGCCGAGTATCTCAGTCAGGCGCATTGCAGGGTGTTATCTCGCGCATGAAGGAATGGTTTGCAGGAAATTTTTAAGTTTTTTCGTCGTCGTCAATGTAGTAAGTTTTTTACCTAGGAGGGTATATGGAATTTGAAATGTTAGATCAAGAAACCGCTGGCAAAACCATTATTAAAGTAGTTGGTGTGGGTGGTGCTGGTGGTAATGCCGTACAACATATGATCCGTCGCGGAGTCAATGGCGTAGAGTTCATTTGCATGAACACCGATGCTGGCGCTTTACAGCGTTCAGAAGCATCTGTGAATTTGCAACTGGGTTCTAGCGGATTAGGCGCTGGCGCAAAACCAGAAATCGGTGCAGCTTCAGCGGAAGAAGCGCGTGCTCGTATTGCTGATTCATTGCAGGGTGCTCACATGGTGTTTATCACTGCCGGTATGGGTGGTGGTACGGGAACAGGTGCTGCCCCAGTAGTTGCTCAAGTGGCAAAAGAAATGGGCATTTTGACTGTGGGCGTTATCAGCAAGCCATTTGATTTCGAAGGCGTGAAGCGTTTGAAAGTTGCAGAAAATGGAGCTGCTGAGCTTGAGTCTTATGTAGATTCATTGATTGTGGTTCTCAATGAAAAGCTCTTTGAAGTGATGGGTGAAGATGCTGAATTTGATAAGGCATTTGCTTGTGCAGATGATGTATTGCATAACGCAGTATCAGGAATTGCAGAAATCATTAATGTTCAAGGTTTGATCAACGTTGACTTTGAAGACGTTAAAACAGTCATGGGCGAGCAAGGTAAAGCCATGATGGGTACAGCAACTGTTTCTGGAATGGATCGCGCACGTTTAGCTGCTGAAGCTGCAGTTGCTTCACCATTGCTTGAAGGTGTTGATTTATCTGGAGCTCGTGGCGTTTTAGTCAATATCACTGCTAGCCGTTCATTGAAGTTGTCAGAAACTCGCGAAGTGATGGCTGCGATTCGTGGTTATGCTGCCGATGATGCAACTGTGATCTTCGGTACTGTTTATGACGATAGCTTAGGTGATGCATTGCGTGTGACAGTAGTTGCTACTGGATTGAATAATCCTCAAGCACGTCAGAGTCATCAGCCTGAGGTAGTTTGGAGACAGGCAACTGGTACTCATGACGCTATGCCAACAATGGCTGATCTCAATAGCTTTGCTCCTGCCAGCGCATCTGCTGCGATGAGTAAAGTAAATTTAGATTCCGCTTTAGGTACAAGCGCTGGTATGGCTTTGACTGGATCGGGAGCTACGCCTGCGATGGCAGCGCAACCAGCAGCTAGCGGAGTTGACTATAGCCAATATGATTTGCCACGAGTGTTTCGCAGCTCTCGTGAGGCGACTCCTGCTCCTACTTTAGGTGCGGATAGCTCCCCTCAGGCAAAGACCTTGTTGGATAAAGGGGCTGATTACTATGAAATCCCAGCCTTTTTGCGTAAACAAGCGGATTAATTAACTGCTTAATACAATAGGTGATTGCAAAATGCCAGCGCGGCGCCCCTCCGGACGACGAATCCCGCGCTTGCGTTGGCATGCTTCCTAACAATTACTTATTGGAGACATCATGATTTCTGTTGGACAAAAATTACCGAGTGCCACTCTTTATGAATTTTTAAATGAAGAAACTGAGGGCTGTGCCTTAGGCCCAAATGCTTTTGAAGTTGAGAAACTGGCTGCTGGTAAAAAGATTGTGATCTTTGCTTTACCTGGCGCCTTCACGCCTACTTGCTCTGCAAAACATGTCCCAGGATATGTTGAGCACTACGATGAGATTAAGGCCAAGGGTGTAGATGAGATCTGGTGTATTTCGGTAAATGACCCGTTTGTAATGGGTGCATGGGGCCGAGATCAAAAAGTAGGTAAAAAAATTCGCATGTTAGGCGATGGTAGTTGTGAGTTCACTAAAAAGATGGGTCTTGAGTTGGATTTAGTAGCCCGTGGTTTGGGTGTTCGCTCTGATCGCTATGCCATGATTGTTGAAGATGGTGTCATCAAGACCCTAGATCGTGAAGCGCCAGGTAAGTTTGAGGTTAGTGACGCTGCTTCTATCTTGAAAAAGCTTTAATTAACCTTCCCCTGAATATAGATACCGCCAGATGATGAAGCAACGTACGATCGCCGCACCAGTCAAGACTGTTGGTATTGGCTTGCATTCTGGCCGGAAGGTGACGATCGTGATCAAGCCTGCGCCTATCAATTCAGGGGTGCAATTTGTGCGTATCGATACGCCAGAGCAGTCTGTGGTGCCTGCAACAGCCTTAGCTGTATGCGATACACGCCTTGCATCAGTGATACAAAAAGATGGTGTTCGTGTTTCTACAGTCGAGCATTTGCTTTCTGCTTGCGCTGGTTTGGGTTTAGATAATCTTCTGATTGAGCTTGATGGTGAAGAAGTGCCCATCATGGATGGAAGTGCGGCTTCTTTCTTATTTTTAATTGAGTCTGCTGGCATCGCCGAACAAGAAGCCCCACGTCAGTTTGTTGTCATTAAGAAAGCAGTTGAAGTACGCGAAGGCGATAAGCTTGCGCGTCTAGAACCTTTTTTTGGTTTCAAGTTGGACTTCACGATTGACTTCAAGCATCCTGCGGTTGATAAAACTGGGCAACGATTTATCGTAGATTTTGCAGAACACGCTTATCGTAGTGAAATTGGTCGAGCTAGAACATT is a window of Polynucleobacter asymbioticus QLW-P1DMWA-1 DNA encoding:
- a CDS encoding UDP-N-acetylmuramoyl-tripeptide--D-alanyl-D-alanine ligase translates to MSAMTTLAQVHAMLPGSILVNISLEAAQALSITRVGTDSRQIDAGELFVALAGERFDAHDFLSDVASSGAGAALISNKDKCPKNLPAVCIEDTRAALGQLAKAWRVTRHIPLALVTGSNGKTTVKEMIASIFKAAVGESHTLVTKGNLNNDIGLPLTLLKLRPTDQLAVVELGMNHPGETALLADIAQANIALINNAQREHQEFMATVAAVAQEHADVIRALPQDGIAVFPGDSEFTDLWRKAAADRKVLDFVLSSTQTNASSAVGGKLLNDGRIEVNTENGSIQIQLNTLGNHNVRNALAASAVAIAAGISLKKIQEGLESFQPVNGRMQAKTIDANHTLIDDSYNANPDSVRAAIDALKQSGNNAWIVLGDMGEVGDQGPEFHQEVGAYAAEQGISKLFALGEQCQFAIQGFESAKGKSALSSATHFSNMDSLIAQLRDALHAQALGTNQHLNILVKGSRFMRMERVVQALLEEAKACS
- the murD gene encoding UDP-N-acetylmuramoyl-L-alanine--D-glutamate ligase → MGLGESGIAMARWCLRNGAAVRLVDTRDRSSLSERQLALLAELEFAGLKDIHFGPLGDDLLVDIDVIGISPGLSPLQEPTQSFLVNARKSRIDIWSEIEFFARAIAALSRMAQTNESSYAAKVLAVTGTNGKTTTTALTGQLCERAGKRVAVAGNISPAALDKLMSCLEAADQLEDMPDVWVLELSSFQLVYTSSLNPTAAAVLNITQDHLDWHGEMSAYVEAKSKIFGSDTICVLNRDDSLVMGLFSEEQKAEKFTVTFGSNRPDEQGAFGIEHDLRAGGIDWLVWAEVDEDLEPKPKRRRKSAVIEEDEPLRLKRLIPADALRIRGRHNALNALAALALARAANLPMNVLLHGLRDYHGEPHRVQSIAIVNDVEYVDDSKGTNVGATVAAINGLGSNESGKRIWLIAGGEGKGQDFSPLREPALRFVKGVFVIGKDGDKIVEAMGSDIPCTNSKTLQMAVQAAAAQAVSGDLVLLSPACASLDQFRDYVERAQVFISEVEELGMRFEGVQA
- the mraY gene encoding phospho-N-acetylmuramoyl-pentapeptide-transferase, encoding MLLILAQWLQDDFGFFRVFNYITFRAVMATVTALLIGLAAGPWVIRKLSELKMGQAVRTDGPLTHLVKSGTPTMGGVLILIGIFVSCMLWADLSNRFIWIVMIVTFGFGAVGWVDDYRKVVRKDPKGMASREKFFWQTLIGLFAAIYLAFSVSEINNLKVLELFFEWVKSGFALDLPAKTNLLLPFMKEVSYPLGMMGFIILSYLVIVGSSNAVNLTDGLDGLVIMPVILVGAALGAFAYVMGNAIYAKYLLFPYIPGAGELMIFCGAMGGAGLAFLWYNTHPAQVFMGDVGALALGGALGTIAVIVRQEIVLFVMGGIFVAETVSVMMQVVWFKITKKHFGEGRRIFRMAPLHHHFELGGWKETQVVVRFWIITILLVLIGLSSLKLR
- the ftsW gene encoding putative lipid II flippase FtsW — encoded protein: MSLKEKLFPENRLGLGRFWNFSRGGIDNFRTGLRDAVSGVEQTRSRMMEYDQLLVWAVLSLMLIGLVMVYSASITLADGPKYANYSSNFFLIRHIISLVIAIAVGIWAFKIPTKVWDRYSPVVFGFTVLLLIAVLIPGVGKGVNGAKRWIPLGVMNFQPSELMKFAAVIFAASYTVQRQEYLHSFSKGMLPMGIAVALVGGLLMKEPDMGAFVVVALIAFGILFLGGINAKLFGGLIVVGLLSGAAMIALSPFRRGRMLAFMDPWQVDNAANKGYQLTHSLMAFGRGEWFGTGLGGSVEKLHYLPEAHTDFIMAVIGEELGFIGVVVMIFLFYWIVRRAFMIGRTALQLDRSFAGLAAKGVAIWIGWQAFINMGVNLGLLPTKGLTLPLVSYGGSGILMNAVAIAMLLRIDYENRILMRGGKL
- the murG gene encoding undecaprenyldiphospho-muramoylpentapeptide beta-N-acetylglucosaminyltransferase, which translates into the protein MTKPSILVMAGGTGGHIFPGLAVAEYLRICGWNVSWLGNQSGMEYRLVKSCNFPFEAVEFGGLRGKGIKAKLMLPINLARACHQSWKIMRRLKPNVVLGMGGYITFPGGLISKLLKRPLVLHEANSVAGSANRALAKIAMRTLTGFPNTMENAEWVGNPIRQEFDDIAAPAERYEQRQGPLSLLVVGGSLGAAALNENIPAALALIPLEQRPTVIHQAGDKHLLDLQKRYADLGVLADIRPFIEDMPTAYAQADLVICRSGAMTVSELAACGVASCLIPFPHAIDDHQTANAQFLSDADAAVFLPQKNLNPQDLALMIQNLTRTDLKEMAVRAHALSKPHATQRVAEVCADCAGVGI